The Loxodonta africana isolate mLoxAfr1 chromosome 18, mLoxAfr1.hap2, whole genome shotgun sequence genome includes the window ATGCAACCCCCCTGCTCCACCTCTCTCCATGGTCCAGCCCATTTTGATGAGCTTTGTCCTCTCCCAAATagaatgcacttctgatccacaTTCCTTTTCTTTGAGCCAGGTGACAGCGTCAAACAAGTTATTTAACTGTTCTGTGCCAGGCATATAATTTGTGATATAACCGTGAACAAACAGACCAAATACCTTTCCATTGTTCTAGCGGGGGAGACCAATAATCAACAATGAACTTAACACTCCAGGGGTTCTTCCCCTCTCCTTTGTTtaggtttaattttttaaactttttatagcTTCTTGAAAAGTATACTTACATCATCAGCACTTTTCCCTTTCAAGTATTTGCATTTAAGGCTATGAATTTCCCTCAGAGCACAACTTGAGCTGTACCCCCACaagttttggtatattgtatTTTCATTATTCTTTGGTTTGAAATATTTCCTAATTTGCATGGTGATTTCTATGATCCATGGGTTGTTTTGAACTGTATtgcttttatctttttgtttttgatttttaatttaactcaactagaaaatatattctacCTACATTATTTCAATCCTTTGATTTGAGAATTGCTTCATGACCCAGTATTTGGTCAACTTTGATAAGTGCTTCATCTGTGTATTTAAAAATAACGTATTCTGCAGTAGTAAGATAAAGAGTTCTATTTGTTTATTAGTTAGTTCATTGTGTTTTTTGAGTCTTCTGTATCCTTACTGATTTCCTTTGTGCTTGTTCCATAAATTACTTACAGGGGAATGTTAAAACCTCCTGCCGTGATCGTgcattgtctttttcttatttttgcttgCTCATTTTTGCTTTGTACATTTTGAGGCTGTTAAGTGCATACACATTTTAAATCATTGTGTTTTCCTGGTgagttgacccttttatcattagaaTGTCCCTCTTGATCTCTCTCAGTGATTCTTGCCTTGAAATCTCCTTTGTCTGGTAGTAGTTTCATATACCAGTTTCTACTTAgtgtttgcagctgtatcttTGTCCTTCTCTTTACTCTCAACCTTTCTATTGCCTTATAGTTAAGGGTTGTAGCTcaaaagcaaggagccctggtagcacagtggttaagtgcttggcggctaactgaagggttggtggttcaaacccaccatctgctgtgtgggagaaatatgtagcagtctgcttccataaagattatagcttggaaaccccatggggcagtactgctctgccctatagcgttgctatgagtctcgatcaactcgaaggcaacttttttttttttttttgtggtctaaCTTGAAAGAAGCCACAGACAATATGCAAACGAATGGGCAAGGCTAGGTTTGGCCTGCACTGGGCAGAATCTGGCCCTAAGGGtgtagtttgctgaccctcttctagAGAGTTTACTTTTGCTCATGGGAGGCCATTAGGGTAGAGATTGGGCAGATTTCCTGGGACTGGCCGATGGTGAAGCTGGGCTTCGGTCTCTATGAGGACCCATTTATGCCCCGTCTGTCCTCTGAGCAGGTGGCCCCTTAGGAGCTGAAGCCAAAGCCCTCCTCCTTGACAGGTCCTAAGCACACGAGAGGCCAGACACCCTCCCCAACTGCCCAGGCTCTCAGCTACTGCTACCAACAGTTAGATGCCTGACAGGAACCAACGCCAGTGTCAGGCTCACCTCTCAGGCTCCCTTCTCTGGGATCTCAGAGCCTCATGTCCTGCTGGTTTGCTTTCTCACCAAATAAAGCTAACAAATAAGTGACTGTCAGTGTGTGAGATGACGGTCAGTGCTACGGGAAAACAGCCCAGGTCAGGGAGGACTGGGCATAGTTAGAACCAAGCAGGTAAACAGTGACCTCGATGAGACAGGACATTAGAAGAAAACGCTTCCAGAGATGAGAAGCACGTTACACGATCTCTGAGGGGACagctgtgcaaaggccctgaggcaggtaTGTGTCTGGCTGAGGAGCAGTGAGGAGGACagagtggctggagcagagtggggTCCAAGGTCagagaggttagggtgaggggaGCCTCCAGAGGGTTCTGAGCAGAGCAACAATTCCAACTCTAGGTTAGAAggactccttcaatattgcaggatattatgggcaaaatatttgaataacacaggaagcatcaaacgaagatggaaggaatacataaaaGTCACTGTCCCAGAAAAAATTGgtgaatgttcaaccatttcaggaggtaacatggaACCAttaaatggtactgaaggaagaggtccaagcttcaaggcattggcaaaaaaaaaaaaaaaaggctccaggaatttacagaataCCAATGAAAATGTTTCAATGaaatgatgcagcactggaagtgctcactcatctgtgtcaagaaatttgaaagatagctacctggccaacaggctggaagagatgcatattcgtgcccattccaaagaaaggtgatccaacagaatgtagaaattatcaaacaatatcattaatatcacactttagtaaaattttgctgaagataattaaaaaatagttgcagcagtatactgacaggaaactgccagaaattcaagctggattcagaggagggtGTGGAACAATGGatatagcattgctgatgtcaggtagatcttgggtgaaagcagagaataccagaaagatgtttacttgtgtttcattgacttGGCAAAGGCTTACaactggatcataacaaattatggataacattacaaagaacgggaattccagaaaacttagttgtactcatgaggaacctgtatataggccAGGagccagtcatttgaacagaacaaggggatactgcgtagtttaaaatcaggaaaggtgtgcgtcagggttgtatcctttcaccatacttatttaatctgtatgctgagcaaataatcagagaagtggGACCCTGtgaaggagaacggggcatcaggattggaggaagactcattaacaacctgtgatatgcagatgacacgaccttgcttgctgaaagtgaagaggactccaagtacttactgaagatcaaagaccacagccttcagtgtggattatacctcaacataaaacaaaaatcctcacaattggaccactaagcaacatcaaattggatctacaatcaatgcccacagaagcagcagtcaagaaatcaaaggatgtattacattgggcaaatctgctgcaaaatacctctttaaagtgttaaaaagtgataCCACTTgtccactttgaggactaaggtgcgcctgacccaagccatagtattttcaatcgcctcataagtatgtgaaagctgtacaatgaataaggaagactgaagaagaattgatgcctttgaattgtggtgttggcgaagaatattgaatataccttggactgccagaagaacaaacaaatctgttttcaagtacagccagaatgctccttagaagcaaggatggcaagactttgtcttaagtactttggacatattatcaggaggaaccagtccctggagaaggatatcatgcttggtagacaaaaaaccaaaaacaagcccattgctgtcgagctgattccgactcatagcaaccctataggacagaatagaactgccccatagggtttccaaggagcggctggtgaatataaactgcagacattttggttagcagccgagctcttaagccactgcgccaccagggctccatgcttggtagagggtcagtgaagaagaggaagaccctcagtgagatggattgcaacaagatggctacaacaatgagctcgaacaaagcaatgattgtgagggtggtgaaggaccaggcagtgtttcattctgttgtacacagggtcgctatgagtccgattGGCTTGAGGCACCTCATAACAACACTTCAGAAGGAGCCCCTGGCTGCTCTGTCACGGGTTGAGGCAGAGAGACCAATTGCAAGGCTCTGGCTGTCACCCATGGGAGAGGTGATGTGGCCGGAATGGTGGGGGAAGGTGGAGGGCTGGGCGCTCGGGGCACACTTTGAAGGCAGAGCCAGGAGGCTGTGAAAGAGTGTGGGATGTATGGATTAAAACTGCCCCTGCAGATAAGAGCGGATGGCCCCAGGGGAGCTCCTCTCTCACTTGTAATAGCCCAGCAGGGGGTCCAGGCTGCAGCCATCTTTActtatgggggtggggggaatttGGGGTGTAATAGTCCGTCAGTGGATCCTGACTGGCAGGCACCTTATGGAGTGATAGGGGCTTGGGGGCTCTGTCCACTCTGCGGCCCTTCCGTCCCTGAGGCCTGAGCCCTGGGGTGCTGGTGAGCGGCTGGAGGAGGAACCCCACTCACTACAAACCATGGCCTGAGTGGCCCTCTTCTGGGCTACTTCTGTGGCGAGAGGTAGCCTGGGGCCACAGGTGGACTGTGGAGCTGGGAGGGTGGCCCCAGGTGGAGGGAGTGCGCGGCTCCTGTGGAACAGTTAACGGCTCTGCTGCCATGGATTTTGGTCTGAGCAGCCTGAAGTAAGAAGCTGTCACAGCTGAGTCttggggggaagggaggagggtAGGTGAAGTTGGGAGATGGCAGGTGGGCAGGGTGAAGGTCGCAGGTCTAGAGGGAGCCCCCAGTGCACAGGTGCATGGGGACCACCAGGTGGGGACTGAAGGTCGGGGGAAGAAGGGGACCATCCCAGGAGGCTGAGGGGAGCGTTCAGGGAGGCAGGAATTCAACACAGCACGGACTCTGGACTGTCCGGCCCATGTGTGGGTCCCGGGCAGCTGGGACACTGCTCAGTGACTGGGGAGGGGCCCTGTGGGGGTCTTCACGCCTGAGAGCAGGGTGCTGAGAGGTCAGGGGGGACCAGGGGCTGGCTGTGGGGACAGCCCTCTGCACAGGTGTCCCACACAATGGGGAGACCAAGGCTTACGGGGGTGCTAGCTACACAGGTGAGCGTGAGGGCATGGGGTGGGGGCTAGGGGCTGTGCCGTACCCACCACCCACCCTCCCATTTTCTGCCTACCCCCAGCCATCCCCACACACCCCGGCCCAGCTCTGCCCGCACCCACAGACACACAGTGTGCAGCAgcatttaatgcaatttttctttcactttcccAGACAAGCTGCCCCTGACCCCCGGCCTCCTCCTCAGGCTCGCCCCTGGGTGTCCACTCGGTACACATGACACAACAGTGACCCCGGGCCTTGGCCGGGCCAGGGCAGGCACTGCTACTTCTTGGgaattttctcctttttgatcAAGTCAGAAAATTCTAGAGCAGGAGACAGGTTCCTAATAAACCACCCCAGCCTTGTGCTCCCCCAAACCCTGAGGTTCCTTAGCTCCTGGGGGGGAGCCATGCACCCTTTTATGGGAAGACCCCAAAGCCCAGAAGTCTGGACCCTGGTGGGGGACAGGAAGGACAGAACCAGCATCAACCCAGCATCAATAATGACAGGTCCCCCGTGCCCACCTGGCAGAGGTGAGAGTGAACCCCAATGGGGCTGGGGATGGGGCCTGTGGGGGACCCTTGGGGATTCCCACCAGACCCTCTGATGCAGGGGGTCCTGGGGTCACTCCTCCTTTCCCAGAGAGgaatctgaggcacagagagaccgGTGACCGGAGTCCTTGGTGAACCCCTTGGCCAGGTTGTCCCACTGTAAAGCCTGTGGCCCCCTAGGGGTCTCCTGGCGTTTGGCAGGGCAGACACAGAGGCCCAGGGTTGCAGGATGGACCAGGCCTTGGCTGGGAAGGGGTGTCCGCAGAGACCCCTCTGAGTGCTATCCCTGCTGCCCCCGCCCACCCTTTGCCCTCCAGGCCCTGCCAGCTGctggagagggtggaggggatggAAAGGGGACCCAGGTCCCCAGGGCATCCGTGGAAAAGCCTCAGGGAGACCTCATGGGCTCCTCAAATTCCATTCCCTCTAGACGGCAGCCTTTTTCCTACATGCAGACCCCTCCCACTGGCTCCCACAGTGCCGCTCCCTGGGGACATAGCCATCTGCCCAGACTGCCCTCCTCCATGTACCCCTGCAGCTTCTCAGGTCCTGGTCCCTGCCTCCACACCCCCCTCCCCACCTGGCCTGCCCACTCTACCCCACCCCTCTCCTCTGCTCAGGAACTGTGACTCCCCTAGACCCCATGAGACACCCCACCACACTTAGCACCTCTGGGACTCAGTTTTCccagctgtaaaatgggagcGATGGCTGCAAGGACTCAGGGGAGCATGGGCCCAGCACAGCATGGGCTAGAGATGGGCACTTGATGGGGCTGACTGTGGGGGAGTGGGGAGAGGGGCCAAGGTCAGAGGCTGGGCAGGCCACGCCCAGGGCTGGGGTTCTGCCTGGCAGACTTCATCCCTGCCACTCCCACCTTCAAAGTTGATCCTCCCATCCGCATCTGTGTCAGCTGCTTGGATCACAGCCTCTGCCTCCTCGTCCATCAGTGGGGCGGTTGGCACGCTCGCTGCTCGGGATGATGGACAGGATGTCCTGAGGCAAGGGTGGGCTCTGGTGAGGGCCACAGGAGCTGGGCCAGCCTGAGGGGCATCTGGCTGATGCCTAAGGTTTACAGATGGGTGGGAGATGAGACCTGGGGAGGTAAGGGCCAGCTGGAGGGACAGTGCTGTCCCTGAGCCCCTAGACCCTGTTTCCGGCCTGGCCGGTGCTGCCCGCCTTCCGAAAGGCCGGCTAGGGGCCCAAGGGAGGCCTGGGGCTGCTGGGGTGGGCTCTTGGTGGCCGAAGGGGCGGGGGCTGGCAGAGCCCTGGCCTTACGTGATCTCTTTCCACTCGATGAAACCGCTCTTGTCCTTGTCCAGCGTCTGGAAGGCCTTCCGAATGACAGCCTCCAGCTGCCCCGAGGTCTGGAACCCCCGCATGTACTCGAAGAACTTAAGGTAGATGAAGGACCCTAGGGCCAGGCAGGCTGGTCACCAGGGGCAACCCGTCTGGTGGACCCAGAAGTAGACCCTGGGAGGGCACAGCCAGGACCCCGGGGAGCTTGGCCCACCCACCCTGATCCTGCCGGCCTCCTCTCGGTCCCCCCTGCCAGCCCTGCTGGTCACGGCATCCTGTGCTGTCAGTCCCAGGAAAGATGTGGCCCCGCAGGGCTTCAGTCCATGGCTTCTCAGCACGGCTGTGCTGGGGGGATCCTATGCCAGGGGGCTGCTGTGCTGGAAGGGTGCTGTGCCTGGGGTGGTGCTGTGCCAGGAGGGTGCTGTGCCTGGGGAGCTGTGTGCAGAAGGGGCTGCTGTGCTGGGGGTGTGCTGTCTGGAGTGGGGGTACTGTGCCAGGAGGGCACTGTGCTAGGAGGGCTGTACCGTGGTATCTCATGTCCGTGGGCAGCAGCTCAATGTCCTTTTCTGACAAGGACATGCCCATGGCCAAGGCCATCTTCTTCATCTGGGAGAAGTCCTTGTCCATCTTGCCCCTGGGCATGGCCGGGAGTGAGGGGTCTGCCCAGGCCAGGTCTGGCTGGAAGTGAGGGGTCTGCTCAGGGCAGGTCTGCCTGGGAGAAAGCCCCTCCCTGCCTGAGTAGGGGTCCCTGAGGGGCTGGAGCAGGACTGCAGGAGGGGTCATTGTCCCAGCCTCAATGGCCATCCTCTGCCTAGGACCCAAGAGGAAGGCAAAGCCTCAGGCCACCACCGGGATCCCTGACCTCCTGCTCTGTATCTTCATCCCCCTACCCTTGCTAGCTGGATCACCCTAGGGCCTTGTCCCCTTTTCTCAGAAGAGGAAATCGAAACCTAGAGATAGTCAATGCACGGCTCAGCCTGGTGAAGGTGGCAGCTTTCTGACCATGGAGAGGAATCCTCTCTGTCCTTTAAGGCCCATTGCAAAGCCACCTCCCCCCAGAAGCCTTCCTGGTTAACCTGAGGCACCGTCTCCTCATCCCCTGTCTGGGGGGCCTTGGCCTCACTCTCCTGGACCACAGGCTGGCCCCTGGCCACCATCCTGACTGGTGCTGACCCACCCCTGCCCTGTGGCAAGGTGTGCTGTATGCCACGTGTTTGCCCTGTGCCTAGGCGGCAAGGGTATGAGCTGCCCTGTGCTGAGTCTTTCTCAGACATTCTCCATCCCATCCCCTCTGCCCCTTGCTCAGTGGCAGGAGTGGGTCACTGTCCCCATTGGGGAGAGTGTTGGTGCTATGCCAGGATTCCGGCCTGCCTGCTGGGTGGGTAGGGGTCTGGGCACAGGGGGGCTGGCAGGCGGGTCAGGCCCTCCACAGAGACAGTGGTGTGTGACCGCCGGGCTCTCGGGTTGCATTTCCGGGGTGGGGGAGCTGAGGGGCGCCGGCAGAGCAGCTGTTTCGGAGCGGGAGGCAGCGGGGCCAGCGGCCACGAGGGGCTGCCGGGGCTGCTTGGCTCTCTTGAAAGTTCATGTGCTGGTGGCTGCTTCTGGAACACTCTCCCACCCATCAGGAGGGGCGGGCCCATGGGGTTAAAGGTTGCACCTCAGCTCTGACAGCCTGGAGAGCTGCTGGGCGCAGACCAGGCTGGCTCTGTCTTCCAGACCTGCCCTCCGGCCTGGGCAGCTCTGTGGCTTCTCTGAGCCTCCTTTCCTCACTGGGAAGTGGGGGAACCTACCCACCCTGCTTCCCATAGCGTCCTGTGAGGAGCCgtgaggaggaggggaggggaaggcttTGGATGCTGTGCTGGGCCTGCAGCGGGGTCCTCTGCCACCCCGACCTCACCACTAAGGGGAGTCCCACAGACAGAGGGGGTTGGGGAAGGGGTAGGGACTAGCCGGGAGTGGCTGAGTGAAGACTCCTGATTGGAGATCTGATTCCCTGTCCTGGAGCCCCTCAGGTTCAGCCTCTCCCCAACATCTCGGAGGAGGAATTCCCACCCTGCCTGCCTCTCAGAGCCCTGCCAGGCTCAGTGTCACCCCACTTTGTGGAGCAGGTACTGGCAGGGAGTCCTTGTCCTGTGTCCCACAGCTCTAGGCCTGCCCTGCTGTGCCCCACCTCTGGCCTCACTGGGGGTCTCGAGGTCAGAGGCCCCAATGTGTACCCCCCACGCCCCCACACAAAGGCAGGACCTgagacagaaactggagaaggaGGCAGGACCCTGGgctgtttatttttgtttccGCATCTGAGCCTAGGACTGTTTCCTCAGGTCCCAGGGGCAACCTGGGCTGGCCTGCAGAGGGGGGATGGCGGGGGGAGGCTACAAAGCTTTTACACAGCTCCCCTAGCCTGCCTTCCCCCAGCCTTCTGCAGGGTTTTCGGCCCCTGGGAgggccctgcccctccccccatgCACCACCCTCCATACCCACAGCTGGCCAGAGCTATAAGGCCAGGCTGAGACCCACCCCCCAGACACCCACACACCCTCCAGGCCAGGGGGGCCCACTCAGATGCTTTCAGTCCATATTGCATCTACCAATGGGCACCATATTCTGGTAGGGGGGGAAGCCTGTGGGGGACCCCAGGTAGGGACGGGTTGGTGGAGGCAGGGGTCCCCTTGGGACTGGGGCTGAGTGCCACCACCCAGCCCACCACCTCCTGCCTCCACACAGAGCCCTTACAGTCCGCTTGCGGCCATCCTCCCCTCCCGAGCTGCGCCGCCCACAGAAGGGTCTTGCATGCTCCCTGAATGCGCTCACCCCATGGACCCGGGGCTCCCTTGGGGCTGATGGGAGctgccctgccctgcctcctCCTGTCTTTCCCCCAGGACCTACCCTGTCAGGTCTGGCCTCTGCTGGCTTCCCGCGAAGGCTTTGGGCAGATCGGGCTGGTGTGCTCAGAGGCCACCAGAGACTCTGCTTTTATACCTGCTGCCACAGCCTGTTTACAGTTCCAGGCTGCAC containing:
- the PVALEF gene encoding LOW QUALITY PROTEIN: parvalbumin-like EF-hand-containing protein (The sequence of the model RefSeq protein was modified relative to this genomic sequence to represent the inferred CDS: deleted 1 base in 1 codon), with the translated sequence MAIEAGTMTPPAVLLQPLRDPYSGREGLSPRQTCPEQTPHFQPDLAWADPSLPAMPRGKMDKDFSQMKKMALAMGMSLSEKDIELLPTDMRYHGSFIYLKFFEYMRGFQTSGQLEAVIRKAFQTLDKDKSGFIEWKEITYILSIIPSSERPTAPLMDEEAEAVIQAADTDADGRINFEGGSGRDEVCQAEPQPWAWPAQPLTLAPLPTPPQSAPSSAHL